A window of Solanum stenotomum isolate F172 chromosome 3, ASM1918654v1, whole genome shotgun sequence contains these coding sequences:
- the LOC125860138 gene encoding uncharacterized protein LOC125860138, whose amino-acid sequence MPNSSSLLLILSGNLFLQAALALSFTLLLHFIKIPALLLSGLFTYVHPDDVAPNNASSNGVRAAIRRPGTNDSELKPRKKSKERFEFDENKAQIFRLKLSDGHLQTRIYFEDFRSVFNSILVSLSCLLLHRFLPKSEESGVLKSGSFVPILFGFLSVGRIFVLIFRVSFERSASKLSEKHLSVLLGFLGFIVSLGIVHGAVPKWVFDVHLEALHGFEKLFIAIFMGCVSCFLYMPAVRIAHAFWLGTDQLRCNLPIVSCGWFARLLLHANYLVMVLTSMLWVKPFTDLLLIDQNSRIENVTKLVGNVGMQKSEFSSFRLWCLLVSGLLQIVSLRSNVQMYLNEAVLCWYQRLHASKVPDLAYSRAKVFLHNHFVCLVVLQFFLPASMVLIFLGLSQLGDDLLTDYKGVCSVLPCSLLDKEVALFMAWWVLFVWTIYSSVTLALFRQGILCVS is encoded by the coding sequence ATGCCCAATTCATCTTCTTTACTCCTAATTTTATCTGGCAATCTCTTTCTCCAAGCTGCTCTTGCTCTCTCCTTCACTCTCCTTCTTCACTTCATCAAGATCCCTGCACTTTTGCTCTCTGGTCTTTTCACTTATGTTCACCCTGATGATGTTGCTCCAAACAATGCATCTTCAAATGGGGTTCGGGCAGCCATTCGAAGGCCAGGTACTAATGATTCTGAGCTCAAACCCAGAAAGAAATCCAAAGAAAGATTTGAGTTTGATGAAAATAAAGCTCAGATCTTTAGGTTAAAGCTTAGTGATGGTCATCTTCAGACAAGGATTTATTTCGAGGATTTTCGTAGTGTTTTTAATtctattcttgtttctctttcttgtTTGTTGCTTCATCGATTCTTGCCGAAATCTGAAGAGTCTGGGGTGTTAAAGAGCGGTTCTTTTGTtccgattttatttgggtttttgAGTGTTGGCAGGATTTTCGTTTTGATTTTTAGGGTTTCGTTTGAAAGATCTGCATCTAAGCTGTCCGAGAAGCATTTGAGTGTTCTTTTGGGTTTTCTTGGGTTTATTGTATCGCTTGGTATTGTACATGGGGCAGTTCCTAAATGGGTTTTTGACGTTCATTTGGAAGCATTACATGGGTTTGAGAAGTTGTTTATTGCAATTTTCATGGGCTGTGTTTCATGTTTTTTGTATATGCCAGCAGTGAGAATTGCCCATGCCTTTTGGCTTGGAACTGATCAGCTTCGTTGTAATTTGCCTATTGTTTCGTGTGGATGGTTTGCGCGATTGCTTCTTCATGCTAACTATTTGGTCATGGTTTTGACATCAATGCTTTGGGTGAAACCGTTTACTGACCTATTACTTATTgatcaaaattcaagaattgaaaatgTTACAAAGTTGGTTGGAAATGTGGGTATGCAGAAGTCGGAATTTAGTAGCTTTAGGCTATGGTGTTTGTTGGTTTCGGGCTTATTGCAGATTGTATCGTTGCGATCAAACGTGCAGATGTACTTGAATGAAGCCGTATTGTGTTGGTATCAAAGACTGCACGCTAGCAAAGTTCCTGACTTAGCTTATAGTAGGGCCAAGGTGTTCCTGCACAATCACTTTGTATGCCTTGTGGTTCTGCAATTCTTTTTGCCTGCATCAATGGTACTTATCTTCCTTGGCTTGTCTCAACTTGGTGACGATTTGCTTACAGATTACAAAGGGGTATGTAGCGTATTGCCTTGTTCTCTGCTAGACAAAGAGGTGGCTTTGTTTATGGCCTGGTGGGTTCTCTTTGTTTGGACAATATATAGTTCAGTCACTCTTGCTCTATTTAGACAGGGAATCTTGTGTGTATCTTGA
- the LOC125858758 gene encoding uncharacterized protein LOC125858758, translating to MAESNPTESALLASKICNQISSVFSTKSPNPAALDVLVQEIADAANRNGRVFIYGVGRERLMLKALSMRLFHLGLLADCVFDMNTPPIGPSDLLISSAGPGSPLQTEFAASLIVGSCSNLNWEFSASGS from the exons ATGGCCGAATCGAACCCAACAGAATCAGCTCTACTAGCTTCAAAAATATGCAATCAGATAAGCTCCGTCTTCTCCACAAAATCCCCAAATCCAGCAGCATTAGACGTGTTGGTGCAAGAAATCGCAGATGCTGCTAACCGCAACGGCCGAGTATTCATATACGGCGTGGGCCGTGAAAGATTGATGTTGAAAGCCCTATCCATGAGGCTTTTCCATCTCGGTTTATTAGCAGACTGCGTCTTCGACATGAACACTCCTCCAATTGGTCCCTCCGACCTCCTAATATCCTCCGCCGGTCCAG GCAGTCCGCTTCAGACAGAGTTTGCCGCTTCATTAATCGTTGGATCGTGCTCAAATTTGAACTGGGAGTTCTCAGCATCTGGTTCTTGA
- the LOC125858506 gene encoding uncharacterized protein LOC125858506 — protein MDSKKKDFKGKYESSSSSLYWTNERHVHFLNSIEASFVQTLLENNNAARFLPLDRHLPDSTDSTLDTPKERRRRFSTSDINMSSGSRIDVEKKTRRMSSSISSQDQVVPQYKHGRGDKDADGHPSIPLN, from the exons ATGGATTCGAAGAAGAAggattttaaaggaaaatacgAATCGTCAAGTAGCAGTTTGTATTGGACTAATGAACGGCATGTTCATTTCCTCAATTCCATTGAAGCTTCATTTGTTCAAACCTTGCTGGAGAATAATAACGCCGCCCGATTTCTTCCGCTCGACCGCCATTTACCCGATAGTACAGATTCAACCCTTGATACCCCTAAAGAAAGACGACGCAGATTTTCTACTTCAG ATATCAACATGAGTAGCGGAAGCAGAATAGATGTTGAGAAAAAAACTAGAAGAATGTCATCCAGCATTTCCTCACAAGATCAg GTGGTCCCACAATATAAGCATGGAAGAGGAGATAAGGATGCTGATGGTCACCCTAGTATTCctctcaattaa
- the LOC125858502 gene encoding uncharacterized protein LOC125858502, protein MAESNQTESALLASKICNQISSVFSTKSPNPAAFDVLVQEIADAANRNGRVFVYGVGREGLMLKALSMRLFHLGLSAHCVFDMNTPPIGPSDLLISSAGPGGFSTVDAISGVAKSNGARVLLLTAQPDSGSSMKYASVVAYIPAQTMADDKAGDGEKERPLLPMGSVYEGAMFVLFEMVVFKLGEILKQSPKDVRARHTNLE, encoded by the coding sequence ATGGCCGAATCGAACCAAACAGAATCAGCTCTATTAGCCTCAAAAATATGCAATCAGATAAGCTCCGTCTTCTCCACAAAATCCCCAAATCCAGCCGCATTTGACGTGCTGGTGCAAGAAATCGCAGATGCTGCTAACCGCAACGGCCGAGTATTCGTATATGGCGTGGGCCGTGAAGGATTGATGTTGAAAGCCCTATCCATGAGGCTTTTCCATCTCGGTTTATCAGCCCACTGCGTCTTCGACATGAACACTCCTCCAATTGGTCCCTCCGACCTCCTAATATCCTCCGCCGGTCCAGGTGGTTTCTCCACCGTCGATGCGATCTCCGGAGTGGCCAAATCTAACGGTGCTCGTGTACTGTTGCTGACAGCTCAGCCTGATTCGGGATCTTCAATGAAGTATGCGAGTGTTGTTGCTTATATTCCGGCTCAGACGATGGCGGATGATAAGGCCGGTGACGGAGAGAAGGAACGACCGCTGCTTCCAATGGGGAGTGTATACGAAGGAGCGATGTTTGTGCTGTTTGAGATGGTTGTTTTCAAATTGGGTGAAATTTTGAAGCAAAGTCCTAAAGATGTGAGAGCACGCCATACCAATTTGGAGTAA
- the LOC125858504 gene encoding uncharacterized protein LOC125858504, with protein MAESNPTESALLASKICNQISSVFSTKSPNPAALDVLVQEIADAANRNGRIFIYGVGHERLMLKALSMRLFHLGLLADCVFDMNTPPIGPSDLLISFAGSGGFSTVDAICGVAKSNGARVLLLTAHPDSGSSMKYASVVAYIPAQTMADDNVGDGEKERPLLLMGSVYEGAMFVLFEMVVFKLGEILKQSPGDVRARHTNLE; from the exons ATGGCCGAATCGAACCCAACAGAATCAGCTCTACTAGCTTCAAAAATATGCAATCAGATAAGCTCCGTCTTCTCCACAAAATCCCCAAATCCAGCAGCATTAGACGTGTTGGTGCAAGAAATCGCAGATGCTGCTAACCGCAACGGCCGAATATTCATATACGGCGTGGGCCATGAAAGATTGATGTTGAAAGCCCTATCCATGAGGCTTTTCCATCTCGGTTTATTAGCAGACTGCGTCTTCGACATGAACACTCCTCCAATTGGTCCCTCCGACCTCCTAATATCCTTCGCCGGTTCAGGTG GTTTCTCCACCGTCGATGCGATCTGCGGAGTGGCCAAATCTAACGGCGCTCGTGTATTGTTGCTAACAGCTCATCCTGATTCGGGATCTTCAATGAAGTACGCGAGTGTTGTAGCTTATATTCCGGCTCAGACGATGGCAGATGATAATGTCGGTGACGGAGAGAAGGAACGACCGCTGCTTCTGATGGGGAGTGTATATGAAGGAGCGATGTTTGTGCTGTTTGAGATGGTTGTTTTCAAATTGGGTGAAATATTGAAGCAGAGTCCTGGAGATGTAAGAGCACGCCATACCAATTTGGAGTAA